The Cuculus canorus isolate bCucCan1 chromosome 5, bCucCan1.pri, whole genome shotgun sequence DNA segment CTGCTTCCAGAACCACTAAGACAGGACCAAAGATTTCCTCCTTGTAGCAAGTCATGTTTGGCTGACAagacaaagagcagaaaaaagcagCTTGTTCATAGGATATAATAAACACACCTGCTGCTAAGGCTTAGGCTGTTCCTAGGCTCACCCATCATATTGCTTTTCCACAGGCCATCCTTCCCTCCTTGCCTTTTCACCCTTTTCCATGCCCTGCCATCTACCTAGTCCATTAAAGAGGGTTCTGCTTTTCATCTCCAGAGCGCtttttgctttcactgcttGCCTAACATCTCTCACAGGTCCACTCTGACCAAGGCTGATTAAGACCGGGATTAACTCAAGACAGTTTAATTCAGTTCCTGTTGACAAAGTGCCTAGAACCTGCTATCCTCTCCAACTCCATGCTCAGGATTTATGTCTGATAATTAGCAACATCTGACAAATACAACAAAACCAGTTGGAGAGTACTTTAACAGCTAATAACTAATAAAACAAACtacaaaatattcatttgaCAAGTTGTAAATTTTACATGGCTATTAATAACCATctcactgtattaaaaaaagaaaaacaaaatttcagtgaAACTTTTACTTTTGAATTCCCAGCAATATTTATGACACAACAGGAAAGTGAAGTACTTTAAGATGTTTAATGAAAATCAGGCAAGACAATTCTGAGATAGATTAAAAAATTGAGTTATATAGTAGCATAAAATCCATAAAATTTTAAGAACACAAAGTAAATAGCAGAATTATCGAGGTCGGTTTGTTGTCATGGAATCAGTCACTATAAGGCCCATGATGAATTGAATACTCAAAGAAATCATACCAGCTTATTGCATAAAcataaaagaattaatttaggTGTAAAACCCACCCACATGGATGGGTGCCACGTAAAGAATATTCCCCTCAGTTATGTCCATCTGTTGCACACCATGCATTACACTGAGAGGCTGAGTCAACTGAATTGTGACTATATTCGAAAACAAAGAGATACTGTACTTGAAATTATTCTTGTGAAGATTTCCACaaatatttaactgtttttttctgcaaatccTTAAATTGCAAATTGCAGTAATGTataacagaggaaggaaaatttcAAGTTTGGCTGTTCATCCTACATGTCCTTGGGCACCTGTTGCTGGCCATTACTGCAGATAGTATGGTACACTTGACACACATTTAGCTGAACACAGTACAGACTGCCCATATCTTCTTTAAATTGGCTGCATTCTGTTCAAGTTGAGATCATTAACCTCATTCAGAGTATGTTGCACTATTGCAAATTCTTTTATGCCCTCATTGGATTTGTGCAAGGGAAATCTGAGCCATTCATGGGCCTTCTACCTGGTGATCACCGATTACTGACTGATTTGGGTAACCCATTTTTCAATTGGCCCTGCAATAGACAGCACCAAGCACCGGTTTTGGTCATCTTACCTTGACTTTGGCAAGGATTGTTGGTCCAACAAAATTGCCACCTTCATAGCCCTTCACTTTGATATTACGTCCATCCAGAAGAAGGCTGGCACCTTCTTTTACTCCTTTCTCAATCAGATCGCAAACCCGTTCCTTAGCTTGGGGACTGATTAGAGGCCCAAGATCTGTTCCAGGCTGGTCTCCTGTGAAGAGGCACAGACATCAAGTTTTTAACCCTGACAGCTTCCTCTTCATAGGCACCATGGAGATAACTACAAtggcaggaaaatgtttctgagaTGCAAAACAAAGATTTGAGACATTAGTGAACAGGAGTAACAACCTGCAACTCTCATAATCAAAAACAAGAGCAGTTGTTAACATCTGCTAAACTTTAGATCACTGAGAGGCCAAAATTCAACAACAGATTCTTCTCAGGAAGGAAATTTCCCCCCTTTGCAGGACTTTATTGAacataaacaaaacataattCTCCTAGAATTAACAACAGCCTGTTTCTTCCGAAGtacttgtttctgtttttcctttttattgcatGCTTACTACAAACTGGAAGGATCTCCAAGCAAGGTTGCTATATAAATGGAAGGTTTGAATTATGAATAGAACATAACTTCAAAACTTCAGTTAAGACAACACCAATCCTGTAAACCTTGCATCAGTCATACTGCCAAGTCTTCCTATATATTCCTAACTCCAGCTCTAGTGCTGTGTTTCCCATTCCAACAATCTGCTCTTACCCCTACACGTCAAAGCTATGTTGCAAATAGCTCCAAGGGAGACACCACAATATGACACATACACTGACCTAAAGAGTGACAGTGGTACAGAAATGAAGTACCTTGTATGAAATTATCACAGTCTGTACCTGCATTTACACGCAGATTTTTGGCTCTGTCCACAAGCTCTGGCAACCATTTCTGAGCTTCTCCCACTAGAATTGCTGTAGACAGGGCCATGCAGCGTTGACCAGCTGCTCCAAAAGCAGCTCCAACCAGCTGGTTCAAGGTGTTCTCTTTATTTGCATCAGGCATCACCACACCATGGTTCTTTGCTCCCTGAAATATAACACATACAGAGTCTCCCATGATTAACCACCccagcccacttctccagctctctgccaaTATCTTCATACAGTAGCTCTGACTCTGATACCAACAGGCTGGCAAGATGGGCAGCCTTATCACTTAACTATCAGTAGCAAAGCCCGCTTCTACTGCTCAGTGGCGCGGTCTCTCTTAATGTTCACAGGAGACAGAGGCAGTCTATGTGCTGAAGTGTGCTCCATTCAGAAGCATTACCATGTTGGCTTGGACTCTCTTGCCATGCCGGGATCCTCTCTCATAGATGTACTCGCCAGCCTGATTAGATCCCACAAAGCTGATTGCTCTGATATCCGGATGGTCACAAATGAAATTCACAGCTTCAAACAGGAAAtaatacattatatatatattgtagTGTACAAATGCTTCCCtctatccccatccccacagtgCTAAATCTATGAATCTTTCTTCTTATCAAAACTTCTTGTTTTTTCTACATTTCAGTTTCCCTACTGTCTGTCCACACCTTCTCCACTAATTTTTCAGCACGTGTACTCCTGCCCCTGTTCTCATACACCTGGCTCTATGCTGTCTCTTCATGCTTTGGGCATCTCCCAAGGTGCCCAAGTGATGCTGAAGCAAAGTTACTGTTGTCTATTTGCACCCCTTGTGTTTTGAAGGTACTTGCACGTTGCAGAAAACATCACATTAGGAGGTAAAATACTGGCACCCACTCAATATGCAGTGaggcatttaatttttgtttgggCTTCCCTGTGAAATCAAGGTGATTTATCTTATTTCTGTTGCAGCTTAGGCTGCTAAACAGAATTTGTGTGCTTACGTGCCTTGGGAACTCTGATGCCAGCCCCCAAAATTTTACCCACAATATGTCCTGAAAGATTTGGTGCAAAATGGCAAAGAATCTCCAAGTCACTTCCCCTCCATCAAGAGGGCTGAAGCATGTGTCCAAACCTGTCTAACAGACTCTCAAACTGCTTCAATACCTCCGCTGAACATGCTCCACAATACTTATACACTCCAGTCATCCCCCAAGGGCTATTGTTACCTTCGTGTTGTCCATGGATGATATTCAGGGTCCCATCAGGGGCACCAGCATCCTGAAACAGCTTGGCAAGGAACATGAGTGCTCCTGGTACACGCTCAGACGGTTTCATCAAAAAGGTGTTTCCACAAACCATAGCCATGGGGAACATCCAAAGAGGAATCATGGCGGGAAAATTGAACGGTGCAATTCCAGCACACACACCGAGAGGCAGGCGGTAGGTATAAGTGTCCATGTCTTTAGTGATGGAGGGCATGGTCTCTCCCAGTATGAGGGATGTCACACTGCAAGCATGTTCAACCacctctgcagcagaaagggcAACACACCGCTGGATGATCTGTTAACCATCAGTCCCCAAACTCCCTTCTCACCACTGCCTTGACCCAAGTCCTTCTTCCAACCTCTTTTCCCACAACTTAAATCTCCTTGTTGTCCAGAAAATACCTTTGCTCTACCAAGCACTGTGAGCTCATTGTGAATGGATTCCCTCAAGTGCATTTATGTCACTGTGGTTAGACCACACACGCACACAGCCCCAGTAAAAGAAGCGCAGGTATGGCATTAGTGTACCACCTAGGACTCGTCCTTAGACATCTGAGCACAAGCAAGAACTTCTTATCACTTTACAGCAATTTGTAGACAGTcctaggaaaaagaagaatctaACAACTAGGAAGTGATTTAGGGTACCTCAATCTAAGGGAACTTTTCAGGCTAGAGTTATAATTGCCCCTTTACTTTCAGAAGGAGGCTGTGAAGTGAACTACATGTAAAGAGTCCCAGAGCGACCCAGTGCTCAGGAAACCTCCTCCCTTCCTAcaggttctcacagccccttTTTTAACATCAGGAGCCAGCAGCTTACGGAGGCCTCGGAACACATCTCCCTCAGCATCAGCCAGGGTCTTCCCTTGCTCAAAGGTGATgatttttgaaatttctttctgaaaaatgtaaaagataAAGTTTACCAATGTTAGAAAAGTACCTGCCTGTGAAACAGGATGCAGAGATAAGAGAGTTTAAGAGAGAGTTGAACATCACAATGAAAACCAAGTAGAATCCAGGAAAGCCTACACTGATTTGCTCCTTGCAGATAAGAAACTGGTAAGGCACACTGgtgaaattttagaaaaaaatcaaccatGAGCTGGCTTATATTCTACAGCTTTCATGTGTTACatcacagacagacagataaagCAATCTGGGGAATCTAAAATCACAGTAACATCCTTGTCCCTCTTGTCTTTGTCAACTGGCACATTCTCCATCAAGGCTGAAAGTTCCTCTTGTGGTCTTTTGGTAAAGGAACAAATGCAGAATAATATTCGCTAAGAAGCAGTGCCTCTCTGTCCCCATTTGCTTGACGAGTGTTTTGCTACGCTTCTGAATGACAGCGTCTCAGTTGGCTCTTCAGTCATAGCAGCAGTGCCTCATCAAGATCACAGTAAGCCCTGAGTCTCTCAATTTAATTCCTAGTCAACTGCAATGCGTTCAGCAACAGCCATCACACAAAGCCGTGGTGTCTCACCAGATTGTCTTTGATGAGTTGTTGATAGCGCAGGAAGATTTGCTGGCGACTCAAAACAGATGTTTCTGACCAGTCCCAAAAAGCCTTTTTGCAAGAAGCCACGGCTGCCTCCATCTCACTGGCTGTGGCTTTCGGTACACGGCCAACCACTTCATTTGTGGCCTGAAGGACAAAACAAACTGCATCAAAACTCAACTTTTCCCAGCTGTCCCTGCTAACCATTTGGCAGTCCTTTCCCACCCACCTAATATCCTGTTCCTACAAGAAGCTCTACTTTCAAGAGGAAAGCGCAGAAAAGCCTCCTTGCTTGGTGCACACAAAAGGCCTGGGCTACAACTACAATAGTTCTGAAAACCAGtactctctgcagctcagatCAAGCACTGAGAAAACTGCAAACACAGCGCTGATTTCCAACTCAGAGTTGAAGTGACTTGTCTGTCTTGCAGCTTCTAAAAAATATGAGGCTAAGTTTTCTGTGGACTGTGGTCTTTTCCCTCTGCATCATCTTGGGTCatcttctctccctcctgctcATTAAAGAAGACaagttttccttggaaaaagcAGTACGTGACTGTGCAGTTGGCACTCATGTTAGTTCACCTAGACTTCTAAGCCAAAGTAAGATTGTTACAATCAACCTTAGTTCTACTGTATTTCAACTTCAAAAGCTTATCTTTGCCAGTTTGACCTCCTTCTacttaaatgttaaaaattaagcCTGCTTTGAGATAACGAAAACATCAGGTACATCACCAAGAGAGAAACtactcaagaaagaaaattaaacaagaaCATCGGTCACTACACAGAGAGTAAATGAGCTTCATGAACAAGGTTTGCTGCTCTCATCATTTccacaaagcaaataaaaaaaaggccTTACGGAAAAAAATTTTAGACACTGCTGCCCAAATGCTTACTGGGGGCTCAGAAGGGGCAAAGCACTGAGTGCAACCtcattttaatttgtctttggCAGAGGACTTGGACATGTACAAGTGCTACGAATCCAAGATTATTTTGCATTGCTTAGCGTCCAACCTCTAAATTTGCTGTGAATATTGTGGCTCACAGACAGAAGCTCTCTGAAAGGAGAGGAGCTTCAACTGTCAGGACCTTATACCTAGGTCCACAAGTGAAATCAGTCTCTTATCAGGACTTCACATTCAGATGGCATCAAATCACCAGCAGTTGATCTCACAAACAGTGCGGAAGAAACTGTTCAGAAATTTGACATACTTAACACAGAGCCTTTCTATGAGCAAAAAAATACGTAAGCAGGGTTTGAGCTTCCTTTCTAGAGAACAGGCTTTACTACACAAGGGAGATAAAGGATGTCATCACTTTCCTACTCAACATTTCctgtgaaaaggaaattgaGAAGCAATTACACGGTGCTAAATCCATCTTAAGCTTAGAGTCTAAGCTTTTCTCAAGAAATGTATGTACTTTCCCCTTTTGCCAAATGCTTGAACAGAGGCACAAACTCTTGTTGCACGGCGACTTCCAATATAtaacctgaggccatttcacTTACTGGGTTGTGGATATCAATCCATTCAGTAGTTTTGGACTCAACAAACTTCCCATCAATGAAGAGTTTCGTTGTAGGCTGTGGAGGACAAAACACTGACCAGTGAGTGATCTTTGTCTCAAGATGCCTGAATACCAGTGTCTTTTATCACATGCAAGCCTTCATCACCCTCACTATGCTGCCCATTAGAAAATCTAAATCCAACATTTACAGCAAGACCCAGCTAACTGCTTAGGCTGAAATTTTTCAGGCTCTCTGCTCCACTGTTCTCTCATTTTACACCAAAATGGGCAAAATTCTTTCTAAAAGCActtatagaaaaatatattgttatGCTTATGCTCAAAACTCTTTCAATCTACTTAATCATCCAATGTTTACTAAGTTAGAAAATTAGAAAACTACAATTCATATATGTTCAAAAGAATCAGTTAATTATTCACCTTGTGGGAATTCCATGTACCCAGCGCACACTGTACTATGTATTTCCTTCCCACCAAGCCACTAAGCAAGCTCATCTCTCCAGCTCATAGCTACAGGCATGAAATTGGACTTTCCCCGTTCCCTGCAACTAACAGCAAGGAACCTGCATCTGCTGAACTCATAGCATGGAGTACAGAACTTGCCAACTCAggtgcagaggagagaaaaggaaagtctGGAATAAGGAGGTAAACGTAGGGCCAAAGGAAGAGCAGGGGTAGAAGCTGTTAACTAGATCTGGATAAGCAACAGAACTGTagcacacaggaaaacagattGGGACTGTATAAACAAAGGGACTGGAAATTAGGTGTTGATATTGTGGAAATAAGGAGAAAACTAGGAGAAAGCAAGAACTGGTTAATCATGTcacaaaacagcagctctgggagaaCAGAtaagaggaaagggaaatggatCTACTGTGTGAAGAACAAAAATGGGACGCAACTATAAAAACAAAGGTATCAGGGAACAGTGTGAAGAAATTAGGATATGGAATTAAGAGAGGGAGATGATGATTGAGATGCTGTCCAAGGTGTAAGGAAGTGGGAGAGGTCAGAGGgagaataaggaaaacaaatgcgGATGACTGGACAAACAATGAtgggatgtaatccagagggacctggacaggctggagaagtgggctgtgagaaccccatgaggttcaacaaggctaagtgcaaggtcctacacctggattgaggcaatccctgatttcaatacaggatgggggatgatgtgattgagagcggccctgcagagaaggacttggggtgctggttgatgagaagcttgacatgagccggcaatgtgcactcgcagtccagaaggccaaccgtgtcctcAGCTccatccaaagaagcgtggccagcagggtgagggaggggattctgcctctctattctgctcttgtgacaCCCTATCTGGAGTATtttgtctggttctggaatcctcaacataagaaggatatggaactgttggaacagatccagaggagggctacaaggatgattaaagggctggagcacctccacatgaggacaggctgagacggttggggttgtccagcctggagaagagaaggcaccaaggagatcttatagcaaccttccagtacctgaaggggacatacaagaaagcaggggagggactgCTTAggaaggcttgtagtgataggccAAGggacaatggctataaactgaagaggggcagatttagtctagacctatggaagaaattctttataatggggatggtgaggcactggcccaggttgcccagggaagctgtggctgccccatccctggaggtgttcaaggctagcttggatgggccttgggcagcctgagccagtgggatgtccctgcccatggcagaggggttggaactggacgcgccttgaggtcccttccagcccaaactattctatgacactatgacagtgaaaaagtgaaatgaaaattggGACAAACTGAGAAAGCAGGACTAGCATGGGAAGTATAAAATACTTCTGTTAATGGATAAGCAAGACCTGTTGACTTGGGAGGTAACACCAggaaggggtaaaaaaaaaaaaaaaaaaaaaaaaaagttgcagatGATTATGTAGCCAGAATTACACTTAGGAAAGAGAGGCAGAAGTCTGTGCTGACAAAAATACGATGCCCTCCAGAACATGGAAGGAAGCGCTGAAAACCTGAGTCCCTGGTTTCTTGACTGTCATAAAAGGTCTTCTAGTGCTAGTCTAAAGAATGACAAATTCCTACTGCAATCAGTCACTCCATGAACCTAGATGCCATGCAGCTGCCATGGACCTACAAGCTCCAGAGCTTTATGACCCATGTGGACTTCAGTGCAATGGAATTTATGGTTGTTGTTTTTCCAAATTGCTTAAAGAGGATCTCTAGAAAATCAcatatacaaacaaaaaatattttaaggaagaCAGGAAAGGCTCAGTTAAGACTGACAGTACTTTTTCCATAGGATCAGCATCTTTATTCTGTGGAGAATGAGAGGGCTGTGGGAACAAGGACAGTAGTAAAGCAGACTATTTACAGAATCACAATTTAGGTGTTTAGAACTCTTGAGAGTGTATAGCCATGGATACCGGAAGATAAAGGGCACTGTAACAGTTTAAATTACTCAACGTTGCCCAAAGGAAATCAGATCTGCTCTTTGCCATAAATAGATGATAGGAGACAGGTCCACACAGCTTGGAACAATCTTTTTTCAcatgttatagaatcatagaatcaccaggttggaaaagacctccgagATCATTAAGTCTAgccatacctatctgccactaaaccatatcctttAGTAACTcgtctatccatcttttaaatatctctagggatggtgactcaaaccacctccctgggcagcatgtgccagtgcctgatgacccttttggtgaaaaattttttcctaatgtccaatctgaacctcccctggcgcagcttgaggccattcccccttgtcctgtcccctgtcatttgggagaagaggccagcacccacctctccacaacctcctttcagataattGTAtgcagtgataaagtctcccctcagcctcctcttctccaggctaaacaacccaagttccctcagttgctccttgtaagacttgttctccagccccttcacaagctttgctgctcttctctggacacactccaggacctcaatgtctttcttgcagtgaggggcccagaactgaacacagtattcgaggcGCAGCCTCACCACtgcagagtacaggggcacaatcactgccctggtcctgctggccgcgctgttctgatataagccaagatgccattggccttcttggccacccggggaacactgctggctcatgttcacttggctgtcaaacaacactcccaggtctttctctgccaggtagctttccagccactctttcccaagcctgtagtgctgcacggggttgttgtgtcccaagtgcaagattcggcatttggccttgttaaacttcatccCGTTGTCTCAGCacatcagtccagcctgttcagatccctctgtagagcctccctaccctcaagcagatggacacttcctcccagcttagcgTCATCTGTGAGCTTATCCTTATATATGTTTGGTTCTGCTGATCTTATTGAAGAAGTATTACACATGgcaaaagaaatctaaaattggagaagaaaaggctggtGTGTACTTAGCACAACGCGTGCTACTtaaggaacagagagaaaacaaacaggacGCGATTACCTGGCCTAAGGCACGGCCTCGGGGGCGCCGGCAGGGCTCGCTGCGAGCAGGAACGGGGCCGGACCCGGAGCGGTGCCCCCCGGTGCTCCACAGGCGAACCCAGCGCTGATcgccccttccctccctcccgctGAGCACGGGCAGTGCCAAACGTCTGTTCCACAAGTACCGGCCCGGAGGGGAGAGCCGAGCCGGGACAGCGGCCCCACAGCCAAAACCCCCCCCGCGCCCTCCCCGCCCGCGGCCCCGGCACTCACCaccgaggaggaggagaaggcggCGGCGGCCGAGGGGATCCAGGGGGCACCGGCTCTCCGCGGCAGCTGGACGGGAGGAGAAGCACAGACCGGCGCGGTTCCGCAGGGCTCCCGACCGCCCTTCCCCACCCGCTTCCCGCTCGGGACACCCccaccccgtgtccccccagGCGGGCTGCGGCCCCCCccgtccccgtgtccccccaggCGGGCTGCGGCCCCCCccgtccccgtgtcccccccgcTCGGGACGCCCCGTCCCGCCTCACCCCCAGCGCCACGCGCCGCCTCGCGGCCCAGGCCCCGCGCGCGGCCGCCATCCCGGCCGAGGGTCTCGCTGCTCCGCAGCCCCCGACggcgcccccagccccgcccccgcgcGCTCATTGGCCTCCCGCGCTCCGGCGCCCTGGCGGCCCGCAGCCAATCGCCGCCTGCCATCCGGTGGCCACCGCCCCCGGCCCTCACCGCCCCCTCCACCAGGCCGGGGATTGGCCGCG contains these protein-coding regions:
- the ALDH6A1 gene encoding methylmalonate-semialdehyde dehydrogenase [acylating], mitochondrial codes for the protein MAAARGAWAARRRVALGLPRRAGAPWIPSAAAAFSSSSVPTTKLFIDGKFVESKTTEWIDIHNPATNEVVGRVPKATASEMEAAVASCKKAFWDWSETSVLSRQQIFLRYQQLIKDNLKEISKIITFEQGKTLADAEGDVFRGLQVVEHACSVTSLILGETMPSITKDMDTYTYRLPLGVCAGIAPFNFPAMIPLWMFPMAMVCGNTFLMKPSERVPGALMFLAKLFQDAGAPDGTLNIIHGQHEAVNFICDHPDIRAISFVGSNQAGEYIYERGSRHGKRVQANMGAKNHGVVMPDANKENTLNQLVGAAFGAAGQRCMALSTAILVGEAQKWLPELVDRAKNLRVNAGDQPGTDLGPLISPQAKERVCDLIEKGVKEGASLLLDGRNIKVKGYEGGNFVGPTILAKVKPNMTCYKEEIFGPVLVVLEADTLDDAIKMVNSNPYGNGTAIFTTNGATARKYSHLVDVGQVGVNVPIPVPLPMFSFTGSRASFRGDTNFYGKQGVQFYTQLKTIISQWKEEDATVTKPAVVMPTMGN